The stretch of DNA AGCGCGACGATCTTGCCGAAGAAATTGTCCTCCTCAGCCGTCGTGAGGCCGGTGTGCGAGTCCGTGCTGCCGATCATGCCAAACTTGAACGGGTTCGCGCCGAGCTTTGCCTCGTAGGCGAGGCCGCGCTTGTACGCCTCGCGAGCATATTCGCGGGGCAGCATGTCCGGGGTCTTGGGATCAGGTCCGAAACTGCCCTTGTCCCAGGTATAGAAATCGGCGAATTCGTCGTTGGGCGAGAGCTTCGGATGCGCCTCGCCGTCCCCCTTCATCTGGGTGACCTCGTAGACCGGCTCCCAGCGCATCCGTCGCTCGGCGTAGGCGCGGTCCAAGGAGCGACCATCAAAGGTGACGTCGTCGAACATCAGTCCGTTCGACAGGTTGCCGTTGTGCGGGATGGCGAGCAGGCGAACACCGGCCGTCTTCTCGGCCTTTTCCATCCAGTCCCAGAGCTTCTCAGGATCTTCCGTGTCGTAAGTTGAGATCGGGAGTATTTTATCCGCCGAGTCCTTGCCGCCCCGGAAGATAATGTTGCGGTGCAGGTTGACGCCGTTCGGTCCGGAGGTCCACTCGAAGCCGATGAAGGCCGTGAATGAGCCGGGGACGTTGTTGCGCTCTGCCGCCTCGGTCGCCATGACCCACATACTCTTGCCGAAGTTCGTCTTGGCGAGCGGGTCTTTGCCCGTTTGCGAAGCGAGCTCCCAGAACTCATATCCCTCGAACTTGCTCTCGAGGGTGCCTGGCGCCATGATCTTTGCGATCTTGCGCCCAAACTCGGTGGCAAGCAGCTCTTTGTCGCCGTTGGCGACTGCCGTCGGCAGCCCGAGGTTTTCCGCGTGATCGGAAACTACCAGGAAGTCGAGCGGGCGTCCAAGTCGCGCGGGTATTCCCGTCGAAGAAATCACTTTCTCACCCCTGGCGAAGCGAAACGCGTCATCCGGCGTCAGCGTCGCGCCGATGAGACCGGCGTCGGGTGAGAACGCGGTGTGCAGGTGCGTATCGCCGAAGAACACCTGGTTGGGGAAGTCCTGCTCGGGATAGGGCGA from Candidatus Krumholzibacteriia bacterium encodes:
- a CDS encoding DUF3604 domain-containing protein — its product is MVVSSRLSTMTPGNMSTAVWGAILAALLCATPSFAVKVENRDATALCSLAGLASAQDKPQYGDGASFVPPPASARYSPYPEQDFPNQVFFGDTHLHTAFSPDAGLIGATLTPDDAFRFARGEKVISSTGIPARLGRPLDFLVVSDHAENLGLPTAVANGDKELLATEFGRKIAKIMAPGTLESKFEGYEFWELASQTGKDPLAKTNFGKSMWVMATEAAERNNVPGSFTAFIGFEWTSGPNGVNLHRNIIFRGGKDSADKILPISTYDTEDPEKLWDWMEKAEKTAGVRLLAIPHNGNLSNGLMFDDVTFDGRSLDRAYAERRMRWEPVYEVTQMKGDGEAHPKLSPNDEFADFYTWDKGSFGPDPKTPDMLPREYAREAYKRGLAYEAKLGANPFKFGMIGSTDSHTGLTTAEEDNFFGKIVALEPTADPIRFSEPLVGRFSEKASDKTFAWQTAAAGLAAVWARENTREAIWDALARKEVFATTGTRMRVRVFGGWDFEKSDLDRSNFAKYGYDKGVPMGGNLTGPPANARPRFLIRALRDPEGANLDRVQVIKGWLAPDGTTHEKVYDIAWSANRKPGKDGKLPPVGSTVNVSDASYTNAIGAPFLQAFWTDDDFDPAELAFYYVRVMEIPTPRWTTYDAKVFGVKIPDGAPVDVQERAYTSPIWYTPNN